A segment of the Colletotrichum destructivum chromosome 3, complete sequence genome:
CCCGTCGCTGGGTCGTGGAAATGGAGCGGGGCACTGGTCCTGGACAGACGCCCGAGTGCTTGACTGTGAAGTGCCAGTTCCTCATCACTGCCGGTGGCGTACATCCGTCGCCTCAGATCCCCAGGCTCAACGGACTAAACGTGTTCCGCTCCGTACCCGGCAAGCAGGTCATACACACGGCGCGTTGGGACTGGGAACTCTCTGGCGGCTCGCAGGCCGAGCCCGACATGGTTCACTTCAAGGACAAGACagtcggcatcatcggaACAGGAGCTACTGCGGTCCAGGTGGTGCCTCACATGGCCAAGTGGGCGAAGCAAGTGTACGTCTTCCAGAGGACACCGGCTTACGTAGGCGAACACTCACAGAGggagacgacggaggagTACTGGCAAACGGTCGCGGGCAAGCCGGGGTGGCAGCGCGAGCGTCAGGCaaacctcgacgccgccgtcatgaagGTGGCCGATACCCCTGACCTGGTCCAAGACGGGTGGAGtcagacggcggcgttggcggccttTGTAGGCCGGGAAGGCAAGATCATCCaggccggggaggaggaggcgcatGAGCGCGCCCTGGTCGACCTGGACACCCCCTGGGCGGAGAagatgcggcggcggatcGACGAGCAGGTCAAGgacccggccgtcgcggcgagACTGAAACCGTGGTACCCGGGGTTCTGCAAGCGCCCGACGTTCCACAACAGCTACCTGTCGGCCTTCAACGAGCCGCACGTCACCCTCGTCGACACGCAAGGCGCGGGCGTCAGGTCGTACACGGCCAACGGCGTCATGGCCAACGGCCGCGAGTACGagctcgacgtcctcgtcctcgccacgGGGTACACAAACTCCGTCGTTGACCCAAGCCCGGAGTTGGCGGTGAACGCGCCCATCCTTGGCCGTGGACGGCGCACTCTGCAGGACAAGTTCGGGGGCAAAGACTTTGGCACGCTATTCGGCGCCCTCACGCACGGGTTCCCCAACCTGTTCTTCTGCACCGTTGCCGGCACTGGCCTGTCTGCGAACCTGACGCCGGCGCTGGATACCAACGCCTGGCTGGTGGCGCACGTTGTGTCGCAAGCCCTTC
Coding sequences within it:
- a CDS encoding Putative FAD/NAD(P)-binding domain superfamily; translation: MTVPETLREKYAAERDTRLRPENLQKWVSFREPELADMDRDLNIDYEALRSRDQPLENGSEVQVLIVGAGIHGVVMAHRLVTEGGVKSEDLVLVDRAGGYGGTWYWNRYPGVMCDVEGYCYLPLLEETGYVPSKRYPTGDEIREQCERVARHSNLRGQFGTTTTHHQWDEASRRWVVEMERGTGPGQTPECLTVKCQFLITAGGVHPSPQIPRLNGLNVFRSVPGKQVIHTARWDWELSGGSQAEPDMVHFKDKTVGIIGTGATAVQVVPHMAKWAKQVYVFQRTPAYVGEHSQRETTEEYWQTVAGKPGWQRERQANLDAAVMKVADTPDLVQDGWSQTAALAAFVGREGKIIQAGEEEAHERALVDLDTPWAEKMRRRIDEQVKDPAVAARLKPWYPGFCKRPTFHNSYLSAFNEPHVTLVDTQGAGVRSYTANGVMANGREYELDVLVLATGYTNSVVDPSPELAVNAPILGRGRRTLQDKFGGKDFGTLFGALTHGFPNLFFCTVAGTGLSANLTPALDTNAWLVAHVVSQALRQASSSSSPSLSPSPRRAVVEVSKQAEDGYSRKVAERARWFSALYRCTPNSFLEDKIVKAKEKAKRDDDDELERRKACWGGGILDFQSMVDEWTKKGDMEGVVVQC